Proteins encoded by one window of Myxococcales bacterium:
- a CDS encoding TonB family protein: MATTLHLTIAATVAVHLIAAVVVDAVGVVNKSEPKPPPPRISLVDVDVAALRPPPPPPPPPAEPEVATAPPPTDLVAPTPVAPPTTRRRAATTATPPPSETAPPPSDTPSTGGGDAPIYRLPDLGAGGNGPAVATGRPPTGPTGGGGSGGGSGGGSGSGVGPAVQARPVSVAAIKTRAKPKGDFDYFDAGKDYPAEARALGTEGVIKAKLVVDERGQVVKATLVTRLGHGLDELALRRARALEFTPALDDADRPVSSIVVWEFTFSLPP; the protein is encoded by the coding sequence ATGGCGACGACGCTGCACCTCACCATCGCCGCGACCGTCGCCGTGCACCTGATCGCGGCGGTGGTCGTCGACGCCGTGGGGGTCGTCAACAAGTCCGAGCCCAAGCCGCCGCCGCCGCGGATCTCGCTGGTCGACGTCGACGTCGCGGCGCTGCGCCCACCACCACCGCCGCCGCCGCCGCCGGCCGAGCCCGAGGTGGCCACCGCCCCGCCGCCGACCGACCTGGTCGCCCCGACCCCGGTCGCGCCGCCGACCACGCGCCGGCGCGCCGCCACGACCGCGACGCCGCCGCCGTCCGAGACCGCGCCGCCCCCGTCGGACACGCCGAGCACCGGCGGCGGCGACGCGCCGATCTACCGCCTGCCCGATCTCGGCGCTGGCGGGAACGGTCCGGCGGTCGCGACCGGCCGGCCCCCGACCGGCCCCACCGGCGGCGGTGGCAGCGGCGGCGGCTCCGGCGGCGGCTCGGGCAGCGGCGTCGGGCCCGCGGTCCAGGCCCGGCCGGTGTCGGTCGCGGCCATCAAGACCCGCGCGAAGCCCAAGGGCGACTTCGACTACTTCGACGCCGGCAAGGACTACCCGGCCGAGGCCCGCGCGCTGGGCACCGAGGGCGTGATCAAGGCCAAGCTGGTGGTCGACGAGCGCGGCCAGGTCGTCAAGGCCACGCTGGTCACGCGCCTGGGCCACGGCCTCGACGAGCTGGCGCTGCGCCGCGCCCGCGCGCTCGAGTTCACGCCCGCGCTCGACGACGCCGACCGCCCGGTCTCGTCGATCGTCGTCTGGGAGTTCACGTTCTCGCTGCCGCCGTGA
- a CDS encoding biopolymer transporter ExbD: MAGGSLYQDDDGAVITDINVTPFVDVALVLLVIFMVTARLIVQRGVEVEKPKSSVGQDVPGTVIITVDKGGVVYIKGEAYPDRVKAKQTLTDLAKRDPNAKAIIVGDTSAAYGAIFGAIELAKTAGIESISLANDPAAAPTTVTTPQPAVAPQ, encoded by the coding sequence ATGGCCGGCGGCAGCCTGTACCAGGACGACGACGGCGCGGTCATCACCGACATCAACGTCACGCCGTTCGTCGACGTCGCGCTGGTGCTGCTGGTGATCTTCATGGTCACGGCGCGCCTGATCGTGCAGCGCGGCGTCGAGGTCGAGAAGCCCAAGTCGTCGGTCGGCCAGGACGTGCCCGGCACCGTGATCATCACCGTCGACAAGGGCGGCGTGGTCTACATCAAGGGCGAGGCCTACCCCGACCGCGTCAAGGCCAAGCAGACCCTGACCGACCTGGCCAAGCGCGATCCCAACGCCAAGGCCATCATCGTCGGTGACACCAGCGCCGCCTACGGCGCGATCTTCGGCGCGATCGAGCTGGCCAAGACCGCCGGTATCGAGAGCATCTCGCTCGCCAACGATCCCGCGGCCGCGCCGACGACCGTGACCACCCCGCAGCCGGCGGTCGCGCCGCAGTAG
- a CDS encoding MotA/TolQ/ExbB proton channel family protein: MNLTQSFVDFALLGAEWVMWLLIVLSVVSIAIMVDRALWFRHRDGDTASARGELARATDDEARAALAKRWRASPAIPLQVAATGLEALAGGPAAAAEAMHGERARWRRDADKNLIVLGTLGNNVPFVGLFGTVLGVIKAFDDLKAATTGSETAVMAGIAEALTATAIGLLVAIPAVVAYNFFSRRLKVVMGGADEMAHAVLAAAHAAERSR; encoded by the coding sequence ATGAACCTCACGCAATCGTTCGTCGACTTCGCGCTCCTCGGTGCCGAGTGGGTGATGTGGCTCCTGATCGTCCTGTCGGTCGTGTCGATCGCGATCATGGTCGATCGCGCGCTGTGGTTCCGCCACCGCGACGGCGACACCGCGAGCGCGCGCGGCGAGCTGGCCCGCGCCACCGACGACGAGGCCCGGGCCGCGCTGGCCAAGCGCTGGCGCGCGTCGCCGGCGATCCCGCTGCAGGTCGCGGCCACCGGGCTCGAGGCCCTGGCCGGGGGCCCCGCCGCCGCCGCCGAGGCCATGCACGGCGAGCGCGCGCGCTGGCGCCGCGACGCCGACAAGAACCTGATCGTGCTCGGCACCCTCGGCAACAACGTCCCGTTCGTCGGGCTGTTCGGCACCGTGCTCGGCGTGATCAAGGCGTTCGACGATCTCAAGGCGGCCACCACCGGCAGCGAGACCGCGGTCATGGCCGGCATCGCCGAGGCCCTCACCGCCACCGCGATCGGCCTGCTGGTCGCGATCCCGGCGGTCGTCGCCTACAACTTCTTCAGCCGCCGGCTCAAGGTGGTCATGGGCGGCGCCGACGAGATGGCCCACGCGGTGCTGGCCGCCGCCCACGCCGCCGAGCGGAGCCGCTGA